Below is a genomic region from Blochmannia endosymbiont of Camponotus modoc.
ACTTTTACTAAATCTGCAGCACAAGAACTGCGTCATCGCATAAGAGAAAATATTCATCAATTTAGATTAGATTGTATGCGTGGATATAGTAATAATTTTTTATTTTCTAAATTATTATTACAAATACATAATGTAGAATTAGCCATAAATCAATTATTTGAAGCAGAAAAAAAAATAAATCAAGCATCTATTTTTACCATCCATAGTTTTTGTCAAAATATCTTAAATCACAATACAATCGAATTAAACATGCTGTTTAATACGAATATTGTTGATAATGAAACAATATTGTACCAACAAGCATGCGCTGATTTTTGGAGACGGAATTTTTATTCACTGCCATTAAATATAGCTAAATTAATTCAAGAATATTGGAAAGATCCAAATTCTCTTTTAAACGATATTGTTCCTTATATATACAGATCTAGGTCTAGCCTTGATTGTTACAATCATGACATACATGAAGATAAAAAAAGTATCATAACTTATTATGAAAAAATACTGGATCATGTCAATCATGTTAAAAAGGAATGGCATAAAAATAAATATAATATAATTACTATCGTCAATTCTTATGACATTAATCGTAGAATATACAATAAAAATAATTTAATACGTTGGATAGACAGAATTAATCAATGGGTCAAACGACCAACAATTGATCATACGATACCTAATGATCTACAACGTTTTAGAACAACCGAATTAAAGATACATAATAATAGCAATAGATCCGATTATATATGTACTTTATTTGATTCAATAGAAAAATTATATAGCCAATTATCATCATTTAAAACATCAATATTTAAAATTGCAATAAATGAGATACATAATGATTTAAATAATACTCAACATTGTAGGTCAGAAATTACTTTAAACGATCTTGTTGATGTATTAGCTCATCATTTAGTTACAGATAAAGACAATAAATTAGCACATATACTGCGTACACGTTATCCGGTAACGCTTATTGATGAGTTCCAAGATACAGACTGTCAGCAATTCAAAATTTTTAGTGCATTATATAATTCTGACTCAGAAAATGGTCTTATTTTAATAGGAGATCCCAAACAATCAATTTATGCCTTTCGTGGGGCTGATATATTTTCGTATATGAAAATACGTCAAACAGTATGTAACAAATACAATCTTAATATTAATTGGCGTTCGTCGTTAAATATAGTTAATGCTATTAACCAATTATTCCAATTGGTTCCTAATCCGTTTATTTTTGAAGATATTCCTTTTATTCCTTCAGTAACTGCTAGTCGAAATAGTATGTATCGGTTTTTGATAAACAATCAATCGCAAACAGCTATGTGTTTTTGGTTACATCCTGATGAGATAGTTACAATAAATGACTATAAACGATCAATGGCACAGGAATGTGCCACTATTTTATACAATTTATTACATGAAATACGTAATGGAACAGCTTGGTTAGAAAATGATCAGTATAAAAGAAAATTAGAAATATCGGATATAACTGTATTAGTACGAAATCATGAAGAAGCATCACTTATTTGTTCTGCTTTATCAAAAGTAAATATATCAACAATATTTCTATCCAATCATAAAAATATTTTTGAAACAATGGAATCTTATGAATTATCATTATTATTACGAGCAATCTTATTTCCAGAGAGCCATACAATTTGCACTGCTTTAACAACTATTTTTTTTGGATTAAATGCCACTGATATTGAAAGTATTAATAATAATGAATCTAAACAAGAACAAATATTTGAGAAATTTTTTGAGTATTATTCCGTTTGGAAAAAAAAGGGTGTGTATTTGATGATACAGAAAGTAATTTTTGACCATAAAGTACCAGAAAAGTTATTGTCTACGCGAGTAGGTGAAAGTAGTTTAATAAATATTTTGCATTTAGGTGAATTATTGCAAGATGCTGCAAGACAGTTACAAGATGAGCACGCACTTATGGAATGGTTAATATTAAAAATAACACAACCAAAAAATAAAAAAATATCTGATCAAAATTTACGATTAGGAAGTGATCATCAATTAATAAAAATTAGTACAATACATAAATCTAAGGGATTAGAATTTCCATTAATATTTTTACCATTTGTAGCAGACTTTAATTATGTAAAAAATCCTTTTTTTCATGATAGAAAATCATATAAAACCCATTTAAATTTCAATGCATCAGAGTCAAATTTAATATTGGCAGATGAAGAGCGTTTATCAGAAGATTTAAGGTTATTATATGTAGCGGTAACTCGTAGTATTTATCATTGTTCTATAGGTATTGGTCCAATAGTACGACGATACAAAAAAAAATCTAATACCAATGATTTACATCACAGCGCCTTAGGATATTTAATTCAAAAAAAAACTGCTGGAAACGCAGCAACATTAAGGAAACATTTAAAAAGGCTCAGTGTTTATTCGAATGGTGATATTTCCTTCCGTATTATTTCAAGATCGCAAGAACTATTTTCTCATGTATCGTCTGTTGCATCTAATCAATTGCTATGCGGAAAAAATTGGAAGACATCACTAAATATTATTCCGTGGAGTATAACAAGTTTTAGCGCTCTACAACATACTGATGTTGATGTTACAACATGTTTAAATTTAGAAAAACAATTAGATATCAGTGAACACATTCAGTGTCAAGAGAATGATATTCCATTGACACCACATACTTTTCCTAAAGGAAAAGTATGTGGTAACTTTTTTCATAGTATCTTTCAAGTTCTGGATTTTAGAAAACTTGTGGATATGAAATGGTTATACGCACATATGGCAAAATATAATATTGATCCAATTTGGGGATTTGTTGTCCGAGAATGGATATATATAGTACTCAATACCCCCCTTAATAATAATAATTTAACTCTTGCGCAAATAATTCCTAAGAATAAAAAAACTGAGCTTAAATTTTATTTATCTATTAATACGTATTTAACATCGAAAGAATTAGACCATTTATGCAAAAAATATGATCCTTTATCACGTAAATCTTCATCGCTTACTTTTTTGGATATAACAGGAATGTTAAAAGGATTTATTGATTTAATTTTTCGCTGGAATCATCGGTATTATTTATTAGATTATAAAACCAATTGGTTAGGAGACAACAATGAAGATTATGTTGGCTCTAAAATAACACAAGAAATGATTAAACATCATTATGCATTGCAATATCAACTTTATACTTTAGCGTTGCATCGGTTTCTACGTAATAGACTCGTTTCTTATAACTATGAAAAAGATTTCGGAGGAGTATATTATTTATTTATACGCGGTATGGATGGAACACCGTTGAGTAATGGAATTTATTTTTTTCGTCCATTATCGACATTTATTAATGAATTAGATAATTTATTCTTTAAAAATAATCTAAACATCATTAGATGAATAATGCTTAGATTTTATTTAATAATAGGAACACTATTTTTTTTATAGAATAATAAAGATGCGATCTAATATATTAACGATTTAAGTGTACCTATCTATCTTAATAAGCACACATACGAACTTACATATAATTATTAATTCAAATAGATAACTTATATCTAAAAAGATACAGTATAAATTATTTAAGTGAAATTTAAAATTGTAATTATTCGTTTTTAACTAAAAAATACAGTTTTTCTGTCGTTTAAAATATATAAATCTAATACTGTAGACCATAAAAATAGTCCCATGAAAAATATTATTAACAATATTTTAAAATTAGGGTTGTGGCATTCACTAGATGTACAATTTGCCGATGTATTAGCTCTTCCCATTTATGATGGGAATCGACATAATAATATAAAGGAAGCATTAATGTTAGCTAGCGCAACTCTAAGCTCTAACGTTAGGGCTGGTCATGTTTGTTTACCTTTATGGTTTCTTACTCCTGATAAATTATTTCAAGGAAATTATCCTGAATTAACGTATGCGATATATAGAAAATTGGGGAAATTATCGATATCTGACTGGCAGGAATTATTGCTTTCTTGTCCTGCGGTTAGTGATGGATCACGGGTCACCCCATTAATATTGGAAAATAAGCGTTTGTACTTACATCACATGTGGCAAGATGAATGCATAGTCGCGCAATTTTTTAATCATAAATATCCATCAAATGTTTTTCAAAAAGAAAAAATAATTCATGTATTAAATCAATTATTTCCTATAACTTATACAGAAGTTGATTGGCATAAAATAGCTACTGCTATTGGCGTAACGCATCACAGAGTGTTAATTTCTGGAGGACCTGGAACTGGAAAAACATCTATTATAGCGAAGATAGTAGCTGCATTATTGTTATGCAGCAAGAATCATAATCTAAATATTCAGATAACCGCTCCAACAGGAAAAGCAGCAGCTCTTTTGACTGAATCCTTTAAAACAACAATGCACAATATTCCACAATTAGAAAATCTTCTCTTATGTAACTTACCAGAAAAAGCTACTACTCTACATAGTTTACTTAGAACACGATTATATAAAGAAAATATTCAATATAATTGCTTTGATCTCACACGCTTAGATCTTTTAATTATTGATGAAGCTTCTATGGTTAGTCTATCTATGTTAGCTCAGCTTATTTTGACACTTTCTCCCCAAACGAAAGTTATTTTTTTTGGTGATCAATATCAATTATGTTCAGTAGAACCTGGATCCGTATTTAAAGATGTGTGTCAATTTTCTAATTTTTATTATTCTCGTAAACGTTATCAAGAACTTATAGATCTTACAGGTTACATATTGCCTATTATATCTCCTTCTGAATCATCTGTGCATTATAATTATAATAGTATTATTGATGGTACATGTATACTAAAGAAAAATTATCGATTTAGTGAAAGTTCAGGAATTAATAAATTATCTGGTGCTATAAATTCAGGAGATTATAATCATGTATTGTCATTGTTAAATTCAAACATATACAAGGATTTATATTATATTTATTTTGTAGACAAAAAAAGCTATATAACTATGATTCTTAATTGTGCAATGGCATATTCTAACTATTTACAAAAATTGAAACACACTCAAATCCTAACAAAAAATATTTTAAAGATTTTCAATCATTATCGCATATTGTGTGCATTGCGTGATGGTCCGTTCGGAGTAATAAGGATTAATTATTATATTGAACAAATATTAAATGAGAAAGGATTAATTCAATTAAATAATTCTAGGAATTATATAGGTAGACCTATTATTATATTACGTAATAAACCAGCATTAGAATTATATAATGGAGATGTTGGGGTATTGTTGTTAAATGATCAAAATAAATTATCTGCATATTTTATTTTACCACGAGGAGGTATAAAAGTTATACAAATATATCAATTACCGGAGCATGAAACTTGTTTTGCTATGACTATACATAAAGCGCAAGGATCTGAATTTCAACATATCGCAATAATATTACCCAATAAATATACACCATTATTAACACGAGAATTATTCTATACTGCCGTCACTAGAGCTCGTCAATGTCTTTATTTATACGCGACAGATCACGTAATAATACGCAGTGTTAATTCGATCACACAACGTTATAGTGGATTATATGAAAAAATAAAAAATCATATAATTCCCATGGTTTAATGAATGAACAGTTTGTGTTTTATTATGTACATTATTTGAAAATGTGGTGTTATGTGTTGTATTGTGTAATATATGCAATTTTTAATTATAAAATATTTATTATTTTTTTTGATGTAAAATTTGTAAATCGTTATATTATTCTGTACTTCATTGGGTTAAAAAAATAATGTTCTGCAGTTTTAATAATTTTTGAGATGTTTTCTTCACTTAAATCAAATGAGATAAGTTTACGTAAATATGGATCGTGACTTTCTCTGAAAAGAGAATATTTGGTACCTTGCCAAACTTGTATTAGTTTTCGATGTGCTTCTTTTTGACAATATGGATTTGGAGATATTGTTCGAGTATTCCAGTCAAATACATGATTAATCCAAGCTCCTCCAGACTGATATAGTAACAATATGGGTGTGTTTATACCCGTGCGGTAATCTGATATTAGAGTGAATAATAACTTTTTTGCATGCAGTTTTGATAAATTAGGAAAATGCCATGCATCATTAATACCAAATAATCGACTATCACCTTTTCCACCTATAGCACAATAAGTTATATGTTCTAGCCACAACAATAATACATCTTTCATAGAAAGATATCGAGGTTTCCAACGTGTCAATCCATTTTCTTGCACTGCAGTTAATTGCCCGAATAATCTAGTCGTATCAAATGTTAAAGAAATATCTAGGTTATCTTTTTCAATACAATGATACGTTTTTATTTGATTCGCTAATATTGTCATTTTTTTTTGTTGTTTAGTCCAATATAATTTTCCAAATACACCATAAGGTAGAATTCCAGAAGCACACATACTATGATATAGTTCATCGGTATTTTTACTATGAATTAGATAATCAATCAATTGCATATTTAATTCATAACGATTGAGTCCATCTACGGAAAAAGGTTCTTCATTTGATAATTTCAATATATTTTGATCAAAATACACATTTAATCGTTTTTGAAACCATATGCGTACTGGATGGCGATAAAAGTTGTATAAATCTTGAAACATTATTGTTTTTGTGAGGTTATGAGAAAACGAAGTATTAAAATTCGGACAGATTAATAAAGAATGATTTGTATTAATATTTGTTGTAGGTAGCCATTCTTTAGCAAAACTTTGTTTATTATTGTTAGGATTGAAATTTTCAGGAGAAAAAGGAAACGGAGGATACCATTGACATAAACGCTGACGTATATGTTTGATATTAATATCTATATCTATATTTTCATGTTCTTTTGAATAAAAATTTAAAGCAATATATTCTAAAAGTTCATTGATTAATACGGAAGGGTAACTCATGCTATTATCATAAATTGAGCGCCCGATAAAACTAATATATATCTTTTCTTGAGCTAATAAAAATGCTATCAAAAACGAATAACAATCTTTTTCGTGTATGTTATTGTCATTTCTACGCGGATTTTTAACCATTAAATTAAAGTCTGGAGATATTTTATTGCGAGGAAACTTATTATCATTCATACCTAAAAAACACACTACTTTATAAGGAATACAGAAAATTGGAGTAATATTGCAAAAATTAATTACATTTGGTATAAACCGGGGGATTACAGTGTCTTGTGTTAATTTGCGACATAATTTATCGCGTAGTGCTGTTATACTTATAGTTTGAGTATATTCTGCTTGTATGCCTGATTCTAATATATCTCTGTAGCAGTTTTTTAAGAAAAGTAAGACTGTTTTGTTTTCTGAATCCAGATGATCACAATGAAAAAAATCGTCAATTATTTCTTTGAAATAGGATATCCATTCTACCAACGTATAAGAATGACCGAATCGGTCCCTCCATTTTTTTAATGTTTTTAAAAATTCTCCTAATTGACCAATAATATTGATATGATCTCTGATTATTATATCATCATACGGTAAAATTTTTTCCCAGGTATCATGTTGATTTTTTATAGCGTAACCTAATAACATTCTATTTAATCCAAAATTCCAAGTATTTTGATTAATAATAGGTAAATTAAAATTATACATGGTGTAATCATCAAGTCCCCACCTAATACCAGATTTAATGGTCCATTGGTGTAATAATTTTACTTCTTCTTTGTTCATTTTAAAACGAGATGCAATAGATGGTACTGTTAAAAACGACAAAATTTCTTCAGAAGTAAATCGACTATATGGTATGTTAAGTATATTAATAAAAGTTGATATAATTGGATGTGTATTTTTTTTATAGTTATCTATTGCTATATTAAACGGTAAATGTCGATCTTGTATATTATCAAATATAGTTTGAATAGCTGATTTATAACAGTGTACATCATAAGCCATAACTATGATGTCTCCTGGAGACAGCGATGGATCATCTGCCATCATTGATAACAAATTATCATGTAACACTTCTACTTCTCGTTGAATACTATGACAAACATGGCAAGTAATTGATTGATCTTCTGATGATAATATATGTCGGTGATTATTTGTAGATGTTGTAGTATCAGGTTGTTTTTTTATATTTTTTATATGATTCTGAAATTCTAAAATGTTTTTTTGTACAATGTGAAGCAAAGAATCTTGTTTAGGAATAATAAAAGATTTTAGTTCAATTTTATCTTTTAATTGAGTAAACAAAGATAAAGTATCATAAGCAACATCGCCCCATGCATCTAATAAAGGATGATTGATATTAGAATAATGACTATGATTGGAAAAATGAACAGCAACAGATGAAGATGAGCGCAATGCATTCTTATTGCATAATTGGTTTTCTTGTTGTGTTACGTCATACGAATCTTGATCAGATATATAAATCAAATTATGATAACAGGGATTTATAAACCATAAGTAAATATCAATATGGTAACTTAATAATTTTAATATATTCCAATATATAGGCGGTATAGATGTTATTCCAAAGATAAATATTCTACTTGGAAGATAATTAAAAATTATCTTCTGAGTATTTTTTAGAAAATCAATACAACGTTGTAAAGGATATATATTACCCTTCAATTTTTGCTGATTACATCGTATATTCTCTAAGAACATACGCCATATTTTTGATTGCCAGGTTTGATGTGTGTCATCTAAATAATTTATTATTTCATTGGATTCCCAATTGTCCAACCAATCTGGGCGATATATTAAATATTGAATAAATAAATTGGAAAGTTGTTCAGAAAATTGACTTATTTTTTGTTGATTGACATCACCATATAAGTATTTGTATATAATAGAGCACTTTTTTGATATTTGCATTTGAGATAATATTTTCATAAATTTCCAATACATGATAGACTGTGAAAAGTTATCTGCTATAAAATTATTAGGTTCTATTTTATTAGAAATATACTGCATGAAAGACATTAAAGTCATAAATTTGATATTACATGCGATACCAAAATGATTGGCTATTTCTATCTGTATCCATTGGTCCATAATACCGTGTTCTGTTAATATTATTTCAGATTGCATGGGATCAGGAAGTGATTTATCTGACATAGTATTAATTAATAGATTTTTGAATGAATTTGATTGGTTAGAATGATAAATAGTAAACATTGCGTAATAAAATTATTTAATTTAAATGGGGTATGTTTTTATTAAACTGATATCTATATATCCTCTATATATACAGAGGATGGACCATGTTTGTTTATAATTATAACGAAAAATATATTATATATATACTTTGACAGTTATTATTTTAAACAAAAACAATTTTATTAGTTTACATATTTTAAAAAATAGAAAAAATAAATAAATTGTTTTCCATGATATGGACTATTTAAAAAAAAAATTAAATTTTTTCAATTATTATTGATTTGTGATATATATATTATATAAATATGGCAGCTAATAGATACATATAAATTTTTAATGTTTAAAAAAAAGATATGTAAATAATTAATAAAAATCAAACTTAATTTAAAGCATGAGAGTTATTTTAACAAATAATAACGTATCCAAATTAATTGACATAGATTTTTTAATTATATTGATAACTTTGATAAATCAATTACCTATAAGCAAGATAAACTATAATCGTTCCTAATATAATCATAGGGCATGACAAAATTTGTCCCATGGTGGCTATGTTGTTAATTAATCCTAACTGACTATCAGGTTGACGAAAAATTTCCACTATAA
It encodes:
- the recB gene encoding exodeoxyribonuclease V subunit beta, with product MRNLNVLELPLYGINLIEASAGTGKTYTLIIIYIRLLLCLGNRSDFSRPLTVQEILVVTFTKSAAQELRHRIRENIHQFRLDCMRGYSNNFLFSKLLLQIHNVELAINQLFEAEKKINQASIFTIHSFCQNILNHNTIELNMLFNTNIVDNETILYQQACADFWRRNFYSLPLNIAKLIQEYWKDPNSLLNDIVPYIYRSRSSLDCYNHDIHEDKKSIITYYEKILDHVNHVKKEWHKNKYNIITIVNSYDINRRIYNKNNLIRWIDRINQWVKRPTIDHTIPNDLQRFRTTELKIHNNSNRSDYICTLFDSIEKLYSQLSSFKTSIFKIAINEIHNDLNNTQHCRSEITLNDLVDVLAHHLVTDKDNKLAHILRTRYPVTLIDEFQDTDCQQFKIFSALYNSDSENGLILIGDPKQSIYAFRGADIFSYMKIRQTVCNKYNLNINWRSSLNIVNAINQLFQLVPNPFIFEDIPFIPSVTASRNSMYRFLINNQSQTAMCFWLHPDEIVTINDYKRSMAQECATILYNLLHEIRNGTAWLENDQYKRKLEISDITVLVRNHEEASLICSALSKVNISTIFLSNHKNIFETMESYELSLLLRAILFPESHTICTALTTIFFGLNATDIESINNNESKQEQIFEKFFEYYSVWKKKGVYLMIQKVIFDHKVPEKLLSTRVGESSLINILHLGELLQDAARQLQDEHALMEWLILKITQPKNKKISDQNLRLGSDHQLIKISTIHKSKGLEFPLIFLPFVADFNYVKNPFFHDRKSYKTHLNFNASESNLILADEERLSEDLRLLYVAVTRSIYHCSIGIGPIVRRYKKKSNTNDLHHSALGYLIQKKTAGNAATLRKHLKRLSVYSNGDISFRIISRSQELFSHVSSVASNQLLCGKNWKTSLNIIPWSITSFSALQHTDVDVTTCLNLEKQLDISEHIQCQENDIPLTPHTFPKGKVCGNFFHSIFQVLDFRKLVDMKWLYAHMAKYNIDPIWGFVVREWIYIVLNTPLNNNNLTLAQIIPKNKKTELKFYLSINTYLTSKELDHLCKKYDPLSRKSSSLTFLDITGMLKGFIDLIFRWNHRYYLLDYKTNWLGDNNEDYVGSKITQEMIKHHYALQYQLYTLALHRFLRNRLVSYNYEKDFGGVYYLFIRGMDGTPLSNGIYFFRPLSTFINELDNLFFKNNLNIIR
- the recD gene encoding exodeoxyribonuclease V subunit alpha — protein: MKNIINNILKLGLWHSLDVQFADVLALPIYDGNRHNNIKEALMLASATLSSNVRAGHVCLPLWFLTPDKLFQGNYPELTYAIYRKLGKLSISDWQELLLSCPAVSDGSRVTPLILENKRLYLHHMWQDECIVAQFFNHKYPSNVFQKEKIIHVLNQLFPITYTEVDWHKIATAIGVTHHRVLISGGPGTGKTSIIAKIVAALLLCSKNHNLNIQITAPTGKAAALLTESFKTTMHNIPQLENLLLCNLPEKATTLHSLLRTRLYKENIQYNCFDLTRLDLLIIDEASMVSLSMLAQLILTLSPQTKVIFFGDQYQLCSVEPGSVFKDVCQFSNFYYSRKRYQELIDLTGYILPIISPSESSVHYNYNSIIDGTCILKKNYRFSESSGINKLSGAINSGDYNHVLSLLNSNIYKDLYYIYFVDKKSYITMILNCAMAYSNYLQKLKHTQILTKNILKIFNHYRILCALRDGPFGVIRINYYIEQILNEKGLIQLNNSRNYIGRPIIILRNKPALELYNGDVGVLLLNDQNKLSAYFILPRGGIKVIQIYQLPEHETCFAMTIHKAQGSEFQHIAIILPNKYTPLLTRELFYTAVTRARQCLYLYATDHVIIRSVNSITQRYSGLYEKIKNHIIPMV
- the recC gene encoding exodeoxyribonuclease V subunit gamma, coding for MFTIYHSNQSNSFKNLLINTMSDKSLPDPMQSEIILTEHGIMDQWIQIEIANHFGIACNIKFMTLMSFMQYISNKIEPNNFIADNFSQSIMYWKFMKILSQMQISKKCSIIYKYLYGDVNQQKISQFSEQLSNLFIQYLIYRPDWLDNWESNEIINYLDDTHQTWQSKIWRMFLENIRCNQQKLKGNIYPLQRCIDFLKNTQKIIFNYLPSRIFIFGITSIPPIYWNILKLLSYHIDIYLWFINPCYHNLIYISDQDSYDVTQQENQLCNKNALRSSSSVAVHFSNHSHYSNINHPLLDAWGDVAYDTLSLFTQLKDKIELKSFIIPKQDSLLHIVQKNILEFQNHIKNIKKQPDTTTSTNNHRHILSSEDQSITCHVCHSIQREVEVLHDNLLSMMADDPSLSPGDIIVMAYDVHCYKSAIQTIFDNIQDRHLPFNIAIDNYKKNTHPIISTFINILNIPYSRFTSEEILSFLTVPSIASRFKMNKEEVKLLHQWTIKSGIRWGLDDYTMYNFNLPIINQNTWNFGLNRMLLGYAIKNQHDTWEKILPYDDIIIRDHINIIGQLGEFLKTLKKWRDRFGHSYTLVEWISYFKEIIDDFFHCDHLDSENKTVLLFLKNCYRDILESGIQAEYTQTISITALRDKLCRKLTQDTVIPRFIPNVINFCNITPIFCIPYKVVCFLGMNDNKFPRNKISPDFNLMVKNPRRNDNNIHEKDCYSFLIAFLLAQEKIYISFIGRSIYDNSMSYPSVLINELLEYIALNFYSKEHENIDIDINIKHIRQRLCQWYPPFPFSPENFNPNNNKQSFAKEWLPTTNINTNHSLLICPNFNTSFSHNLTKTIMFQDLYNFYRHPVRIWFQKRLNVYFDQNILKLSNEEPFSVDGLNRYELNMQLIDYLIHSKNTDELYHSMCASGILPYGVFGKLYWTKQQKKMTILANQIKTYHCIEKDNLDISLTFDTTRLFGQLTAVQENGLTRWKPRYLSMKDVLLLWLEHITYCAIGGKGDSRLFGINDAWHFPNLSKLHAKKLLFTLISDYRTGINTPILLLYQSGGAWINHVFDWNTRTISPNPYCQKEAHRKLIQVWQGTKYSLFRESHDPYLRKLISFDLSEENISKIIKTAEHYFFNPMKYRII